Proteins encoded together in one Mycobacterium sp. MS1601 window:
- a CDS encoding LacI family DNA-binding transcriptional regulator has product MTETDRPRGFQRPPRLTDIAQRAGVSIKSVSRVLNDEPYVTEELRAKVLVAVEDLGYVTDNRARVLRTNKSGFLGIIVPDIRNGFFAGLIHQFEKRLSVSGQTMLLGISGERPEREEKYLKLFRQQRVDGLVVLPTGAPSLADVATRVPTVVLDRTHESIHNSVDHVLVRNKEAAYTLTQHLIDKRGLQRVAMVTGEATISSVRERQLGYLEAIEGAGLEPLISAGHTSREAAAEGAIDLMSRIEPPFGVLATGNRMFWAVMTAANHLRLSVPRDVAVVTFDGIGDTSSPGLPPTQAVLPVPTMVARALQLLTERENDPGRPYQSVSLDCDIEYGVTCGCIEPVSASGGPRTARRRSAGVRGH; this is encoded by the coding sequence ATGACAGAGACCGATCGTCCGCGCGGATTTCAACGCCCGCCGCGGCTGACCGACATCGCGCAGCGCGCCGGGGTGTCCATCAAGTCAGTCTCGCGGGTGCTCAACGACGAGCCGTACGTCACCGAGGAGCTGCGCGCCAAGGTGCTCGTAGCGGTCGAGGACCTCGGCTATGTCACCGACAACCGAGCCCGGGTGCTGCGCACCAACAAGTCGGGGTTCCTCGGCATCATCGTTCCCGACATCCGCAACGGCTTCTTCGCGGGTCTGATCCATCAGTTCGAGAAGCGGCTTTCGGTGAGCGGCCAAACGATGCTTCTGGGGATCTCGGGGGAGCGCCCGGAACGCGAGGAAAAGTATCTCAAGCTGTTCCGCCAACAGCGGGTGGATGGGCTGGTGGTTCTCCCGACAGGTGCACCCAGCCTCGCAGATGTCGCCACGCGCGTGCCCACCGTGGTGCTCGACCGCACCCACGAATCCATCCACAACAGCGTCGATCACGTCCTGGTCCGCAACAAGGAAGCGGCGTACACCCTGACGCAGCATCTGATCGACAAGCGCGGGCTGCAGCGGGTCGCGATGGTTACCGGCGAGGCGACGATCTCCAGCGTTCGGGAGCGCCAATTGGGTTATCTGGAAGCCATCGAAGGGGCCGGACTCGAGCCGCTCATCAGCGCCGGACACACCTCGCGGGAGGCTGCGGCCGAGGGTGCCATAGACCTGATGTCGCGGATCGAGCCGCCGTTCGGGGTGCTCGCCACCGGTAACCGGATGTTCTGGGCGGTGATGACGGCGGCCAACCATCTGCGGCTTTCGGTTCCCCGCGACGTCGCGGTGGTGACCTTCGACGGTATCGGTGACACCTCGTCACCGGGATTGCCGCCCACACAAGCGGTCCTGCCGGTCCCGACGATGGTAGCCAGGGCGTTGCAATTGCTGACCGAGCGGGAGAACGATCCCGGCCGCCCCTACCAGTCGGTGTCGCTGGATTGCGACATCGAATACGGCGTCACCTGTGGGTGTATCGAACCCGTGTCCGCCTCCGGCGGGCCGCGCACCGCCCGCCGCCGCTCCGCGGGCGTTCGGGGGCATTAG